The genomic window GAGGACAGCCCGTCCTGCCTGGAGGGTGGGACTATTTGCACTTGCGCTATCGCCGCTATCCGCCCTTGCTCAAGACGGCTCCGTTCTGACCTATCATGGCGACAACAGCCGAAGCGGCCAGTACGTCGTTCCCGCGCTATCCTGGGATAAAGCCAGATCGGTTCAGCTGGATCGCACGTTCAACGCCCGTGTCGCGGGCTCGATGTACGCTCAGCCGCTGTACTGGCGTCCTCCTGGAGCGAACGCCGGGATGCTATTCGTGGCCACCGAGGACGACGTCGTCCAGGCCCTCGACGCGACGACCGGCAAGGAATTGTGGAGGCGGGTGGTCGGGCGTCCAGTGCGCCGTTCGTCGCTGCCGTGCGGAAATATCGATCCGCTTGGTATTACCGGGACGCCGGTGATCGACCCTGCAACCCAAGCCATCTATTTCGATGCTGCCGTGGAGCGAGGAAACGGCCCGCGCCACGAAGTGTTCGCGCTTTCGACAAAGGATGGCAGCGTTCTCCCCGGCTGGCCGATCGATGTGGCCGACCTTCTGCAAAAGGCAGGACGACATTTCGACCCGAGCGTCCACAACCAGCGCGCGGCGCTCACGCTTCTCGACGACACTGTCTATGTCGCCTTCAGTGGCCATTTTGGTGATTGCGGGAACTATCACGGCTGGGTGGTCGGACTTTCCCTGCGCGAGCCCGGCAAGCATGTCAGCTTCGAAACGCGTGGGCGAGGGGGCGGGATCTGGGCGCCGGGCGGTCTGAGCGTCTCCGAGCAGGACATCTACTTTGCGACTGGGAATACGCTCGGCGCGCCGACCTGGAGCGACGGTGAAGCCGTGTTTCACTTTGGACCCGACCTGCGCCGCAGAGACGACAAGAGGGACTATTTTGCGCCATCGGATTGGAAAACACTCGATGCCGCCGATGCGGATCTCGGGGGCAGCAATCCGCTTACTTTCAACCTATCCGGAGCGGGCGGGGACCGCGCTCTGATCCTGGCGCTGGGGAAGGATGGCAAGGCTTATCTTCTCGATCGAAATAGTCTCGGCGGCGTCGGCGGCCAGCTGGCGGTCGAAACAGTAGCCCAGTCGTCGATCGTCACCTCGCCGGCCGCCTATCGCGTCGGCGATGATGTCTTTGTTGCCTTCCAGGCCTCCGGAGCGCATTGCCCGCAGCCCGGCCGCGGTCACGATTTGACGGTCTTGAAGATCGCAGCAGGCCCCCCGCCGGCGATGGCCACTGCCTGGTGCGGTGCGCTCCGCGGCCGCGGCTCCCCCGTTGCGACCACCACGGACGGCCATTCCAACCCGATTGTTTGGATTGTTGGCGCCGAAGGCGACAATCGGCTGCACGCGTTCCGCGGCGATACCGGCGAACCGATTTTTGTAAGCGAGGCCTTGAGCGGCCTCCGACGCTTCCAGACGCTGATCGCGACGCAGGACCGCCTCTATGTGGGCGCCGACGGGCACATTTACGCCTTTCATTTTTGAAAGGCACGCATATGCAGCTTCACGAGACCGGATGGCACCTCTCCCATACCGGGAACTCAGCATTGGCCTCATTTGTTCAATGGTGGGATCCCCTTGAAGCTGGGGTCTCGCGTTTGCAGCCCCGCCAACGCGGAAGTGATCCCATCCCGCTCGGGGCCGGTCATCTCGCGAACGGAGCTATAGATGGCGGAATTGGCCTGCCACTCCGAGATGCGGCTGTTCGCGCTGAACGCGACGGCCGATCTTGGCAAAGCCACGGCTCAGGCGTTGGGTTGGTCGCTTGCTGCACACGAGGAGCGTGAGTTCGAGGATGGCGAGCACAAGGCGCGCCCCCTCGATTCGGTCCGTGGCACAGATGCATACGTGATACAAACCCTGCATAACGGGCCAAACCAGAGCGTAAACGACAAGCTATGCCGATTGCTCTTCTTCATCGGCGCTCTCAAAGACTGCGGCGCCGCTCGCGTCACCGCGGTCGTGCCGTATCTTTGCTATGCGCGAAAGGATCGCCGCACCAAGCTCAACGACCCGGTAACGACGCGCTACATTGGCAGCCTCTTTGAGGCTGTTGGTACCGACGCCGTCGTCGCCCTTGAGGTGCACAATCCGGTTGCGTTCGAAAATGCCTTCCGCTGCCGGACCGTCGCCCTGACGTCGACAACGCTATTCGTTAAGTTTGCCGCGCAATTAATGGATGAAAGCTTCAGCGTGGTGTCTCCGGATCCCGGTGGCGTGAAGCGCGCACAACTCTTGCGAGAAGCGTTGGAAGTCACGCTGCATCGTCCGATCGGCAAGGGGTACGTCGACAAGCACCGCAGCGCCGGCGTGGTTTCGGGCGATCTCTTCGTCGGCGATGCAGCCGATGCGACGGTGCTCATCATTGACGATCTGATCAGTACCGGAACCACGCTGCTGCGTGCCGCGCAGGCGGCCCGGCGCGCCGGCGCCCGTCGCGTATTGGCTTTCGTGACACATGGGCTATTCATGCCTGGCTCCGCCGAGGTCGTTGCGAATCCTGCCATTGAGCAGTTTGTCGTGACCGATGCGGTGCCCGTTCGAATTGACGATGCTGCTGCGCGCGCCAAGGTCAAAGTCCTCCCTGTCGCCCCACTACTCGCCGAGACGATACGCCGGCTGCACGAGAACCGCGATCTCGCCGACCTCCTGGTCTTCTGAGCAATCCAACCAGCTTGATTGCGTCCGATGCCGCCAGGCGAAGATATTGGCGCGCGACCCGCGGCCACTTCTCGGGACTGCGCGGCTCGGGCTCGAGGAGATGGGCGATCGCAAGACGGGCGCGCAATGTTGCACGATGACACCGATAGAACGTCATTAGCTCGTCGCCCGGACTGTCCTTGAGTTCTTGCCGTATCCGTCGTGTAATGTACTCGCCGATCCATCCTGCCCCAAGGCGCTCGCATTCAAGGTCAAGGAAAGCGATCTCGTCAAATGGATCGACCGCACGCAGGCGCGGATTGAATTCGATGCAGTCAATGATGCGAACTGGATCGCCAAGCCAGATGTGCTCGGGCCGCAGGTCGCCGTGACCATCGATGATCTTTCGGCGACGGATGCGATCGGCGAGGAGGTCTGATCGGCGATCGAGGAAACGGCGTTGCATCTGGTCGATCCACTGTATCAGCCCTGCCGGCATCGCGAGCCGCCTGTCAAGAAGGACGCGCCGATTATAGTCGAGGCTTCGGTACCATTCGGCTAGTCGGACGGCCGACGAAATGAAGGTAGGCTGTGCACGCCGATAGAACTGGGCAAGGACAGCAGCCAGCCGATCAAGCTCCCAAGTTTTGACATCCCCATCAACAATGCCGTTGTCCAGCATATTCCGCTCGTCGAGGCGACGCATCATGACGAGCCAATCTACCGCCTCCCCTGGGCCACCGATGGCAAGCCCCTTATGAGACCAGACCAGCGGCACGACGTCGAGATATACGTCCTGGGCGAGGCGGCGATTGAGGCGCAGCTCAGCCCGGCATGCAGCCTCACGTTTGGCTACGCTGGAAAAGTCAAGATATGGAAAGCGGACCGGCTTCTTCAGCTTGTAGACTTTGTCCCCGACGAGAAAGACCCATGACATATGGGTCTCGCGAGTGGTGATGGTGGCTGCGCCTTCCGGGTACACATTTCGCCGGCTCAGAAAGTGTACTTTGTCACGCAGCCGCAGCTCGCGGATTTCGCTCTCGATCTGCTCTCGCGCTTCCATTGCTGGCGTCCATCAACGCTGCAGGAACGGCGCAGCCCCCGCTTGCCGAGTTGCATTGATCGCCTGCACCTTAGAGGCCTTCATCCCAATCTGGGCCGGCCAATCTGGGCGAGCGATACCACAGGAGCGGTTCCCGCCCCGTCGCCGGGCGGCTTGTCGAAGCCGACGCGAAGGCCTTCCGGAGCTACGAAACCAAAGCTGGCAGCGCCCGTTGGTAGCAAAGGAAATAAGAAGTGAGAGCGAAAATGGTTGCTCGTGCTCGACCGGGACGGAGCAGTGAGGTCCGGGACGTTTCCATTCCACCTAGGGGGCTTGCCGGTATATTACACATTCCCGAAGGCAGCCGTGCCGTAGTCGTCTTTGCCCATGGAAGCGGATCGAGTCGCTTCAGCCCGCGCAATACGGCAGTTGCCGCCGCTCTCAATGATCATGCGCTAGCGACCCTGCTGTTGGACCTCTTGACCTTCGATGAAGAAGCGAACCGCGCGAATGTATTCAACATTGAGCTGCTGGCCGACCGTTTGCTCGATGCGGTGCGCTGGCTGGATCAGGACCGGACCATGGCTCGGCTTGCGGTAGGTCTGTTCGGCTCGAGCACGGGAGCAGCAGCAGCGCTCATGGCAGCAGCCCGGCTCCGCAGCCGAATCGGCGCTATCGTCTCACGCGGCGGCCGTCCCGATCTCGCCGGCGATGCAATCGATCAAGTCAATGCTCCAACCCTCTTCGTGATCGGCGGCAATGACTTCGGGGTGATCGAACTCAATCAAGATGCATTTGCGCGGCTTCGAGAACCCAAGGCAATCGAGATCGTTCCGGGAGCCAGTCATCTCTTTTCGGAACCGGGAGCCCTCGAACAAGTGACAGACCACGCAGCACGATGGTTCGCCCGTTACCTCACTCCTATGGCTCCAGGAGCGGGTTCGAAGGCAGGATAGCGACATGCCGTTCAGAGATAGAATCGAAGCGGGTCGAAAGTTGGCGGCGCCCCTCGCCACGTACGGGAACCAGCACCCAGCCATTCTGGCGCTCCCTCGGGGTGGCGTGCCCGTGGCAGCTGAGGTCGCAGCCGCGCTGCATGCGCCGCTCGATCTCATCATCGTTCGCAAGGTCGGCGTCCCGTTCCAAAACGAGTTGGCAATGGGTGCCGTCGTAGATGGTGGCGCACCGATCGTGGTGCGCAATGATGATGTCATTCGGCTCGGAGGCGTCAGCGAAGCTGATTTCCAAGCCGAGTGCCGCAGGGAGATTGCCGAGATAGAGAGGCGGCGTCAGCGCTATTTGGGAGATCGTCAACGTCTTGAGATTTCCGGTCGGACGGCAATCGTTATCGACGATGGCATTGCGACCGGCGCCACCACGCGGGCCGCCTTGCAGGCGACGCGAAAGCGAAATCCAAGCCGGCTCGTCCTCGCGGTTCCCGTTGCACCGACCGAGATTGTCCCGCAAATGCGCGCAGAATGTGATGATTTCGTATGTCTTGAGGAACATACCGCGTTCGCCGCCATCGGCTACTACTATCGGGATTTCGGGCAGGTCTCCGACGGCGAGGTGCTCGACATGTTACGACGCTTTCCGATTTCGTCCGATCCGCGCCAGTCGCGGGAAAGAGCCCAGCCATGATCGACTGTCCTTTCTGCAAAATCGTCAGCGGCGCGATTGCGTCAGCGAAAGTGTATGAGGACGAGGAACATCTCGCCTTTCTCGACATTCGCCCGCAATCCCCCGGGCACACTCTCATCATCCCAAAGAAACACCAGCGCTGGGTCTGGGACGTACCGAACGTTGGCGCGTATTTCGAAGTCGTACGGACGGTTGCGCGCGCAATGCAGAAGGCGTTCTGCGAGGAAATACATTCCCGCATCATGGGCGAAGAGGTGCCGCATGCGCACATTTGGCTGTATCCCGCTCCAGGCAGGGCGAAAGGCGACCCGAGAGATTTTGAGCGGAATGCGAAGGCAATTCGCGACGCACTTGAGCCGCAATGATCCGGAGTTCTGGGCATCACGTTCGCCGACATTCATCGTGCAGCGGCCTGATGCGCCGTGTTCAGCCTTAGGAACAAGCGCCCTCGACGCGATGTTTTCCCATGAGCGCCACTGCTCGCGAGGCAGCGATGTTCCTGCACCGGATCAAAATCCTCACGCTCGCCGGGTTCACGATATGGATCGACATCTCGTGGCTCATCCTGGCAGCGCTGTTGATCTGGACGCTGGCACTCGGCGAGTTCCCTCGCACAGTTCCGAATTTGCCCGCCGCCACATACTGGTGGATGGGATTCGCAGGCACGATCGGCCTGTTCATCTCGATTATCCTGCATGAGCTGAGCCATGCGCTGATTGCGCGGCGTTACGACATGCCGATTGCCGGCATTACGCTATTCATCTTCGGCGGGGTCGCCGAACTGAACAAGGAGCCGAGCAGCGCCAAGGCAGAATTCCTTATGGCGATCGGTGGGCCGATCGCCAGCATGGTGCTTGGCACCATCCTGCTCCTAGTCGCTGCCGCAAGCGAGAAGACCGTTTCGCCCGCCGCATTCGGGGTGCTCGACTACCTTGGCGGCCTCAATTGGATCTTGGCACTGTTCAATCTCATTCCCGCCTTCCCGCTGGACGGCGGACGGGTGCTGCGCGCTGGCCTTTGGGGCTGGATGAACGATTTTGGACGGGCCACGCGCATTGCCGCCGGCAGTGGCGAGTTCTTCGGCCTTGCCATGATCCTGTACGGGATCCTGGAATTCATCACCGGCAGCACAATCAGTGGCGTCTGGCTGTTCTTTATTGGCTTGTTCCTGCACGGCGCCGCCGGCGCGGCACGGCACGAGTTGACGCTACGCCACACCTTCGGCGGGCTTCCCGTTTCCACGCTCATGCAACGCAACCCGATCGGCGTCGCCCCGGATATTTCCATTGCGGAATTGGTCGAGGATTACTTTTACAAGTATTACTTCAAGGCTTTCCCCGTGCTGCGCGACGGCGAACTCATTGGCTGCATCATGGCGAAGGATGTCCGCGATCTTGGTCCCTCCGACACCACCCAGCGCCGCGTCGCTGATGTCATGCGCCCCTGCTCGCCGGAGATCATTGTCCCTCCGCATCTGGATGCACTGGAGGCGCTTGCAAGGATGCAGGGCGGTCGGCACAGTCGTCTGCTCGTGGTTGAACGGGGACGGCTTATCGGCGTCTTGGCCTTGTCCGATATGCTTCAATACCTCTCGCTCAAGCAGGAGCTCGACCAAAACATGCAGGATCTGCCATGGAGCGCTGCCAAGACCCGTGATGCGGGATCTGCCCACTACGTGCATCCCGCCCGCTAACGCGCGAGCCAGTATCCAAGCAAATTCGCTCAGATTGCGTTTAGCGGATGGCAACAGGGAACGCATTGTCCGCAATTGCCGTTGATCCCGTTGGGGAAGCGATTGAGGGCTTCGGCTCGGTTCTTGAGATAAGGAAGCAGGTAAGGCGCGATCTTTTCATAGTAGGCGATCACGTCACCCTTGGTGTATCGCTCCTTGGGCCAGAATGTCTTGTCGAGGTGGGTAAGCTTCACGATCATGCGCGCTCCCGTCTGACTTGCCGCGCGGGCTTGTCGCTGCGCATGCCGAGAAACACCGGATGGCGCATCTCCCCCTCGCGGGTCCATTCGGTGAACTTGACCTGGCACACGAGCCGCGGCTTGATCCACGTGGTCCGGTCCTCGTGCGGAACGTCCGTAAACGGCTTCTTGTCTGTCCTCAACTTCATCATGCGCGCGTGCAGCGTCGCGAGCATCTCTCGGGAGAATCCCCCACCGCTGTGACCAACATAGACAAGCTTGCCCTTGTCGTACACGCCAAGCACCAGCGAGCCAAAGTGCTGGCGGCTCCCGCGCGGCTCGGTGAAGCCGACGACAATGGCTTCCTGTTCTTGGTCGGCCTTGATCTTGAGCCAATCTTTCGTGCGCCTGCCCGAGTGGTAGAGACTTGCGGCACGCTTCGCGATAATGCCCTCCTCCCCCGCTCGTCGCGCTTTGTTGAACGCCGCCTTGCCATGCCGCTTTCTGTGTCCGCTGTAGTGGACGAGTGGGTGCCGGGTAAGGATGGCGTGCAAACGGCCCTTGCGCTCAAGCAACGGCTTGCGACGCAGGTCGCGGCCATCGAGGAAGAGCAGATCGAACACATAATAGCGAAGACGCGCCTTGCCTTTCAGCGCATTCTGCAGCAGCTGGAATCGGGATCGACCCTCCGCGTCGAGCGCCACTAGCTCGCCGTCAATCACGGCATTGCGCTTGATGATATCGAGCGCTTCGGCGACTGGGGCATAACGCTTGGTCACGTCGTTGCCATTGCGCGAGTAGAGGGAGCCATTTCTGCCTCCGGTTTTTGCGACAAGCCGGAAGCCGTCCCATTTCGTCTCGAAGATCCACTCCTTGTCATCGAATGGCGCGTCGATGAGGGTCGCCAGCATTGGCCTGAGGTCACTTTTTCGCATGCGTCTTGATCAGCAGCCATTGCGTCGGGCTCTTCAGGCGCACGAGCGAATATGCCCGCGAAGCTTGCTTCCCTTGAGAACGAAGCTCATGCG from Bradyrhizobium zhanjiangense includes these protein-coding regions:
- a CDS encoding site-2 protease family protein; translation: MSATAREAAMFLHRIKILTLAGFTIWIDISWLILAALLIWTLALGEFPRTVPNLPAATYWWMGFAGTIGLFISIILHELSHALIARRYDMPIAGITLFIFGGVAELNKEPSSAKAEFLMAIGGPIASMVLGTILLLVAAASEKTVSPAAFGVLDYLGGLNWILALFNLIPAFPLDGGRVLRAGLWGWMNDFGRATRIAAGSGEFFGLAMILYGILEFITGSTISGVWLFFIGLFLHGAAGAARHELTLRHTFGGLPVSTLMQRNPIGVAPDISIAELVEDYFYKYYFKAFPVLRDGELIGCIMAKDVRDLGPSDTTQRRVADVMRPCSPEIIVPPHLDALEALARMQGGRHSRLLVVERGRLIGVLALSDMLQYLSLKQELDQNMQDLPWSAAKTRDAGSAHYVHPAR
- the ligD gene encoding non-homologous end-joining DNA ligase → MLATLIDAPFDDKEWIFETKWDGFRLVAKTGGRNGSLYSRNGNDVTKRYAPVAEALDIIKRNAVIDGELVALDAEGRSRFQLLQNALKGKARLRYYVFDLLFLDGRDLRRKPLLERKGRLHAILTRHPLVHYSGHRKRHGKAAFNKARRAGEEGIIAKRAASLYHSGRRTKDWLKIKADQEQEAIVVGFTEPRGSRQHFGSLVLGVYDKGKLVYVGHSGGGFSREMLATLHARMMKLRTDKKPFTDVPHEDRTTWIKPRLVCQVKFTEWTREGEMRHPVFLGMRSDKPARQVRRERA
- a CDS encoding phosphoribosyltransferase, which translates into the protein MPFRDRIEAGRKLAAPLATYGNQHPAILALPRGGVPVAAEVAAALHAPLDLIIVRKVGVPFQNELAMGAVVDGGAPIVVRNDDVIRLGGVSEADFQAECRREIAEIERRRQRYLGDRQRLEISGRTAIVIDDGIATGATTRAALQATRKRNPSRLVLAVPVAPTEIVPQMRAECDDFVCLEEHTAFAAIGYYYRDFGQVSDGEVLDMLRRFPISSDPRQSRERAQP
- a CDS encoding HIT family protein produces the protein MIDCPFCKIVSGAIASAKVYEDEEHLAFLDIRPQSPGHTLIIPKKHQRWVWDVPNVGAYFEVVRTVARAMQKAFCEEIHSRIMGEEVPHAHIWLYPAPGRAKGDPRDFERNAKAIRDALEPQ
- a CDS encoding ribose-phosphate diphosphokinase, which produces MAELACHSEMRLFALNATADLGKATAQALGWSLAAHEEREFEDGEHKARPLDSVRGTDAYVIQTLHNGPNQSVNDKLCRLLFFIGALKDCGAARVTAVVPYLCYARKDRRTKLNDPVTTRYIGSLFEAVGTDAVVALEVHNPVAFENAFRCRTVALTSTTLFVKFAAQLMDESFSVVSPDPGGVKRAQLLREALEVTLHRPIGKGYVDKHRSAGVVSGDLFVGDAADATVLIIDDLISTGTTLLRAAQAARRAGARRVLAFVTHGLFMPGSAEVVANPAIEQFVVTDAVPVRIDDAAARAKVKVLPVAPLLAETIRRLHENRDLADLLVF
- a CDS encoding dienelactone hydrolase family protein, translated to MDLLTFDEEANRANVFNIELLADRLLDAVRWLDQDRTMARLAVGLFGSSTGAAAALMAAARLRSRIGAIVSRGGRPDLAGDAIDQVNAPTLFVIGGNDFGVIELNQDAFARLREPKAIEIVPGASHLFSEPGALEQVTDHAARWFARYLTPMAPGAGSKAG
- a CDS encoding PQQ-binding-like beta-propeller repeat protein, with translation MNIRRAFSRTARPAWRVGLFALALSPLSALAQDGSVLTYHGDNSRSGQYVVPALSWDKARSVQLDRTFNARVAGSMYAQPLYWRPPGANAGMLFVATEDDVVQALDATTGKELWRRVVGRPVRRSSLPCGNIDPLGITGTPVIDPATQAIYFDAAVERGNGPRHEVFALSTKDGSVLPGWPIDVADLLQKAGRHFDPSVHNQRAALTLLDDTVYVAFSGHFGDCGNYHGWVVGLSLREPGKHVSFETRGRGGGIWAPGGLSVSEQDIYFATGNTLGAPTWSDGEAVFHFGPDLRRRDDKRDYFAPSDWKTLDAADADLGGSNPLTFNLSGAGGDRALILALGKDGKAYLLDRNSLGGVGGQLAVETVAQSSIVTSPAAYRVGDDVFVAFQASGAHCPQPGRGHDLTVLKIAAGPPPAMATAWCGALRGRGSPVATTTDGHSNPIVWIVGAEGDNRLHAFRGDTGEPIFVSEALSGLRRFQTLIATQDRLYVGADGHIYAFHF